From Synechococcus sp. UW69, the proteins below share one genomic window:
- a CDS encoding YqjD family protein: MASTPPQSNGRFEHHFRERFDSLLPTIQERWPDLAHHTLEATRGSVDELVRLIEANTGLTPQGVRDQLEDLLHSAGDRSRDWADSLDPLEEQLEQLLDELNSTLRPKIEAPVRQRPLLAVGVALGVGLLLGSMLRGGRRS, encoded by the coding sequence ATGGCCTCGACACCGCCGCAGTCCAACGGCAGATTCGAGCATCACTTCCGTGAGCGGTTCGACAGCCTGCTTCCCACGATCCAAGAGCGTTGGCCCGATTTGGCCCATCACACCCTGGAAGCGACCCGGGGAAGTGTGGATGAGCTTGTTCGTCTGATCGAAGCGAATACAGGCCTGACGCCCCAAGGAGTGCGCGATCAGCTTGAGGATCTTCTCCATAGCGCGGGTGATCGCAGCCGCGACTGGGCCGACAGTCTTGACCCGCTGGAAGAGCAACTGGAACAGCTGCTGGATGAGTTGAACAGCACGCTGCGGCCAAAGATTGAGGCGCCTGTGCGTCAGCGACCGCTTCTGGCAGTCGGTGTTGCCCTAGGTGTTGGTTTGCTGCTGGGCAGCATGCTTCGCGGAGGACGGCGTTCCTGA
- the smc gene encoding chromosome segregation protein SMC — MVHINQVGLTHFKSFGGAMTIPLEEGFTVVTGPNGSGKSNILDGVLFCLGLATSRGMRADRLPDLVNSGMLKAGKAAETTVSVRFDLSDWTPDAAEEGLDAPAEGPWIQPGQTEWTVTRKLRVMPGGSYSSSYSADGVSCNLQQLQTQLRRLRIDPEGSNVVMQGDVTRIVSMSNRDRRGLIDELAGVALFDTRIEQTRRKLDDVQERQERCRIIEQELLTSRQRLEKDCAKARQYQELRERLQLGRRQEMVLAFEAAQQALKDLATRQQALEAQEQRDAAAIASGREQLNKAVVELELLQEQVKALGEDQLLAVQAELAGLDTSSRELERQATLHQDEGQKLQGQRHDLATRRQQWQLQSRELERDPNQDALSAAEDNCKAAEASVEMSRRRLADVAGRSGAWVEEQKRRSGRRQDLQSSVAPLLEEQQQLQERLRQERERLEELTQEQQQDGSDGAAVQQQLETLEETWQTLLQAIADGKQELQQKADSLAIQQRTRSRLEQEQTRLEREIARLESRRDALQESRGTGALRLLLEAGLDGIHGPVAQLGEVEDRHRLALEVAAGARLGQVVVDDDRIAARAIELLKSRRAGRLTFLPLNKIRSPGGGGSAAFARGARPGGDSGTGLIGRAVELVRFEPVYDQVFAYVFGETQVFSDLASARQQLGRSRAVTLDGELLEKSGAMTGGSFSQRSSSLSFGRSSDQDEAEPLRRRLLELGESLVACRREESKLAQLLEQQKPQLRQLEQQQAALIAERNAARRNHGPLLERSRQRAERLSKLQQDQTEQQQRLEAISHELAPLRVELQGLDEAERNSGSNDDAAAWAQLQKEQESADQRLETARSERDQLLNARRERQLAIERLGDQEKALAAEETRLQEAVKALASAHGAWRQQQSDLQQKRQQLEQQQSDLQERFGSQRRARDAAEAEVGRQRQALQQAEWNLERLKEDREGLIEEQRSGAVRLQEMEQALPDPRPEIPEALRLSGLEALQADLQAIQQRMEALEPVNMLALEELEALEQRLNELNERLDVLNSEREELLLRIETVATLRQDAFMEAFTAVDGHFREIFASLSDGDGHLQLENPDDPLEGGLTLVAHPKGKTVRRLASMSGGEKSLTALSFLFALQRFRPSPFYALDEVDSFLDGVNVERLAALIARQAEAAQFMVVSHRRPMIGAAQRTIGVTQARGAHTQVVGLPDAA, encoded by the coding sequence TTGGTTCATATCAATCAGGTTGGGCTTACGCACTTCAAGTCGTTCGGCGGAGCGATGACCATCCCTCTTGAGGAGGGATTCACCGTTGTGACCGGACCCAACGGTTCCGGCAAGAGCAACATCCTCGACGGCGTTCTGTTCTGCCTAGGCCTGGCCACCAGTCGCGGCATGCGGGCCGACCGCCTGCCGGACCTCGTCAACAGCGGCATGCTGAAGGCTGGCAAGGCCGCCGAAACCACAGTCAGTGTTCGCTTCGATCTCAGCGACTGGACACCCGATGCCGCCGAGGAAGGCCTCGACGCACCAGCGGAAGGCCCCTGGATTCAACCGGGACAAACCGAGTGGACGGTGACCCGCAAGCTGCGGGTGATGCCGGGGGGCTCCTACAGCTCCAGCTACAGCGCTGATGGAGTGTCCTGCAATCTGCAACAGCTGCAGACCCAGTTGCGACGACTCCGAATCGATCCCGAAGGCAGCAATGTTGTGATGCAGGGGGACGTCACCCGCATCGTCTCGATGAGCAACCGGGACCGCCGCGGCCTCATCGATGAGCTGGCCGGTGTTGCCCTGTTCGACACCCGGATCGAACAGACCCGCCGCAAGCTCGATGACGTGCAGGAGCGCCAAGAGCGTTGCCGGATTATTGAGCAGGAATTGCTGACCAGCCGCCAACGGTTGGAGAAGGACTGCGCCAAGGCCCGCCAGTACCAGGAGTTAAGGGAACGGCTGCAGCTGGGACGCCGCCAGGAAATGGTGCTGGCCTTCGAGGCAGCACAGCAGGCCCTGAAGGATCTGGCCACGCGCCAACAGGCTCTGGAAGCCCAGGAACAGCGGGACGCTGCGGCCATCGCCAGTGGCCGGGAGCAACTGAACAAGGCTGTGGTCGAACTGGAGCTGCTGCAGGAGCAGGTCAAGGCCCTAGGAGAAGACCAACTGCTTGCGGTTCAGGCAGAACTGGCTGGCCTCGACACGAGCAGCCGCGAACTAGAACGCCAGGCCACCCTCCACCAGGACGAAGGCCAGAAACTTCAGGGACAGCGCCATGACCTCGCCACCCGTCGCCAGCAGTGGCAGCTGCAGTCGCGGGAACTGGAGCGCGACCCCAATCAGGACGCCCTGAGCGCTGCTGAAGACAACTGCAAAGCCGCTGAGGCGTCGGTTGAGATGTCCCGCCGCCGACTGGCGGATGTTGCCGGCCGCTCCGGCGCCTGGGTGGAGGAACAAAAGCGCCGCAGTGGCCGCCGTCAGGACTTACAGAGCAGCGTCGCTCCCTTGCTGGAGGAGCAACAGCAGTTGCAGGAACGGCTGCGTCAGGAACGGGAACGCCTCGAGGAGCTCACCCAGGAACAGCAGCAGGACGGCTCCGACGGTGCCGCCGTGCAGCAGCAGCTCGAGACCCTGGAGGAGACCTGGCAAACCCTTCTTCAAGCCATTGCCGATGGCAAACAGGAACTCCAGCAAAAGGCCGACTCCCTGGCCATCCAACAGCGCACCCGCAGCCGGCTTGAACAGGAACAAACCCGTTTGGAACGGGAGATCGCTCGTCTGGAGAGCCGCCGTGATGCCCTTCAGGAAAGCCGCGGCACCGGTGCCCTTCGCCTGCTGCTGGAGGCCGGCCTCGATGGCATCCATGGCCCTGTGGCCCAGCTGGGGGAGGTGGAGGATCGCCATCGCCTCGCCCTTGAAGTGGCGGCTGGGGCCCGTCTCGGCCAGGTGGTGGTCGACGACGACCGCATCGCTGCCCGCGCCATCGAGCTGCTCAAGAGCCGCCGTGCCGGCCGGCTGACCTTCCTGCCCCTGAACAAGATCCGCTCACCCGGGGGGGGCGGCTCAGCCGCCTTTGCCCGCGGGGCGCGCCCAGGAGGGGACAGCGGCACTGGACTAATCGGTCGAGCTGTGGAACTGGTGCGCTTCGAGCCGGTGTACGACCAGGTGTTCGCTTACGTCTTCGGCGAGACCCAGGTGTTCTCCGACCTGGCCAGCGCCCGCCAACAATTAGGCCGCTCCAGGGCTGTGACCCTGGATGGTGAGCTGCTGGAGAAAAGCGGCGCCATGACCGGCGGCAGCTTCTCCCAGCGCAGCAGCAGCCTCAGTTTCGGTCGCAGCAGTGATCAGGACGAAGCCGAGCCCCTGCGTCGTCGCCTGCTGGAACTGGGTGAATCCCTGGTGGCCTGTCGGCGGGAGGAGTCGAAGCTGGCGCAACTGCTGGAGCAGCAGAAACCCCAGCTACGCCAGCTCGAGCAGCAACAAGCCGCTCTGATCGCCGAGCGCAATGCGGCCCGGCGGAACCACGGCCCCCTGCTCGAACGCAGCCGCCAGCGGGCCGAACGGCTCAGCAAACTGCAGCAGGACCAGACGGAACAACAGCAGCGGCTCGAAGCGATCAGCCATGAGCTCGCCCCCCTGAGAGTGGAGCTCCAAGGCCTTGATGAGGCGGAGCGGAACAGCGGCAGCAATGACGATGCCGCGGCCTGGGCCCAACTGCAGAAGGAGCAGGAAAGCGCAGATCAACGGCTGGAGACGGCCCGCAGCGAGCGGGACCAGCTGCTGAACGCCCGCCGCGAGCGACAGCTGGCGATCGAACGGCTGGGGGATCAGGAGAAGGCACTGGCCGCAGAGGAGACCCGGCTGCAGGAGGCTGTGAAGGCCCTAGCCAGCGCCCATGGCGCCTGGCGCCAGCAGCAAAGCGACCTCCAGCAGAAGCGTCAACAACTGGAGCAGCAGCAGAGCGACCTGCAGGAACGCTTTGGCAGCCAGCGCCGGGCCAGGGATGCCGCGGAAGCCGAGGTGGGCCGGCAACGTCAGGCCCTGCAGCAGGCTGAGTGGAATCTGGAACGGCTCAAGGAAGACCGGGAAGGGTTAATCGAAGAGCAGCGCAGCGGTGCGGTGCGCCTCCAGGAGATGGAACAGGCCCTGCCGGATCCCAGACCTGAGATCCCGGAGGCCTTGCGACTGTCTGGCCTGGAGGCCTTACAAGCCGATCTGCAGGCGATCCAGCAACGCATGGAAGCGCTGGAGCCCGTCAACATGCTGGCGCTGGAAGAACTTGAGGCCCTCGAACAGAGGCTCAACGAACTGAACGAGCGGCTCGATGTGCTCAACAGCGAGCGGGAAGAGCTGCTGCTGCGGATCGAAACCGTGGCCACCCTGCGTCAGGACGCCTTCATGGAAGCTTTCACCGCCGTGGATGGCCATTTCCGCGAGATCTTTGCCTCGCTCTCTGATGGTGATGGCCACCTCCAGCTGGAGAACCCGGACGATCCTCTGGAAGGTGGCCTCACCCTGGTGGCGCATCCCAAGGGCAAGACCGTACGGCGCCTGGCCTCGATGTCAGGTGGTGAGAAATCGCTCACCGCTCTCAGCTTCCTGTTTGCCCTGCAGCGCTTCCGGCCGTCGCCCTTCTATGCCCTGGATGAGGTGGACAGCTTCCTGGACGGCGTCAATGTGGAGCGCCTTGCCGCCCTGATCGCCCGTCAGGCCGAGGCGGCACAGTTCATGGTGGTCAGCCATCGCCGCCCGATGATCGGCGCGGCCCAGCGCACCATTGGAGTGACACAGGCCCGCGGCGCCCACACCCAGGTGGTGGGTTTGCCGGATGCCGCCTGA
- the msrB gene encoding peptide-methionine (R)-S-oxide reductase MsrB: MTPSNPVERSAEEWKQSLTPEQFQVARCGGTERAFTGAYWNNKATGMYHCICCGSPLFSSDAKFDSGTGWPSFWDGVSSDAITTKQDLTHGMVRTEINCARCDAHLGHVFADGPAPTGQRYCVNSASLDFKSA, encoded by the coding sequence ATGACCCCGTCCAATCCGGTCGAACGCAGTGCAGAGGAGTGGAAGCAATCCCTGACCCCGGAACAGTTCCAGGTGGCTCGTTGCGGCGGTACTGAGCGTGCTTTCACCGGTGCTTATTGGAACAACAAGGCCACCGGGATGTATCACTGCATTTGCTGTGGATCGCCGTTGTTCAGTTCTGACGCCAAATTTGACTCGGGCACCGGCTGGCCGAGTTTCTGGGACGGTGTGAGTTCCGATGCGATCACCACCAAACAGGATCTGACCCACGGAATGGTGCGCACCGAAATCAATTGCGCCCGCTGTGATGCCCATCTGGGGCATGTCTTTGCTGATGGCCCCGCCCCTACAGGCCAGCGCTACTGCGTCAACAGCGCATCTCTGGACTTCAAGTCGGCCTGA
- a CDS encoding PRC-barrel domain-containing protein: MTPTPSPTEAITTGVPSDRLWLRSELMGTQVITRDTGRRLGVVGEVIVDIDRREVVAVGLRDNPLTRFLPGLPRWMPLDRIRQVGDVILVDSADSLSENFNPERYSRVINCQVITESGEQLGRVLGFAFDIETGELTTLVMGALGVPLLGEGVLSTWEMPVEEIVSSGPDRIIVYEGAEDKLKQLNSGVLEKLGVGGPSWEEQERERYRVNLVPVENQLTSGQPQEQEQRRLQASEAERLDADAELEYVELEDRRQEAMQQRRYLDEPQRYDERRYEERPRYDERDNVRNDRSTERPRSYEQQQPPAYDERAPYEEQPAYQEQPAYQEQPAYQEEPAYQEQPPRRAMPASRRAVQQSGEPLDVEPMEDSAPQRGTQDLDDPW, translated from the coding sequence TTGACCCCGACCCCTTCCCCGACTGAAGCCATCACCACTGGCGTACCCAGCGATCGCCTCTGGTTGCGCTCCGAACTGATGGGCACCCAAGTGATCACCCGCGACACCGGCCGCCGCCTGGGGGTGGTCGGTGAAGTGATCGTGGATATCGACCGCCGTGAGGTGGTCGCCGTTGGTCTGCGGGACAATCCGCTGACCCGTTTTCTGCCTGGTCTGCCGCGCTGGATGCCGCTGGACCGGATCCGTCAGGTGGGAGACGTGATCCTGGTGGATTCCGCCGACTCCCTGAGTGAGAACTTCAATCCCGAGCGCTACAGCCGGGTGATCAACTGCCAGGTGATCACCGAATCCGGTGAGCAGTTGGGTCGGGTGCTCGGCTTCGCCTTCGACATCGAAACCGGAGAACTGACCACCCTGGTGATGGGAGCCCTCGGCGTGCCCCTACTGGGGGAAGGAGTGCTGAGCACCTGGGAAATGCCGGTGGAGGAAATCGTCAGCAGTGGTCCGGATCGGATCATTGTTTACGAAGGGGCCGAAGACAAGCTGAAACAGCTGAACAGCGGTGTGCTGGAGAAACTTGGAGTCGGTGGCCCCAGCTGGGAAGAGCAGGAGCGGGAGCGTTACCGGGTCAACTTGGTGCCCGTGGAAAACCAGCTCACTTCTGGACAACCCCAGGAGCAGGAACAACGGCGCCTCCAGGCCTCAGAAGCTGAACGGCTTGATGCTGATGCGGAACTCGAATACGTGGAACTGGAGGATCGGCGGCAGGAGGCCATGCAGCAACGCCGTTACCTCGATGAGCCCCAGCGGTATGACGAGCGGCGCTACGAGGAACGGCCGCGCTACGACGAGCGGGACAACGTCAGAAACGACCGATCCACTGAACGACCGCGGTCCTACGAGCAGCAGCAACCCCCCGCCTACGACGAACGAGCCCCTTACGAGGAACAACCGGCATATCAGGAACAGCCTGCTTATCAGGAGCAGCCTGCCTATCAGGAAGAGCCGGCATATCAGGAACAGCCGCCCAGGCGCGCCATGCCAGCCTCCCGCCGTGCTGTTCAGCAGTCCGGTGAACCCCTGGATGTGGAACCGATGGAAGACTCAGCTCCTCAGCGCGGGACCCAGGATCTGGACGACCCCTGGTGA
- a CDS encoding class I SAM-dependent RNA methyltransferase encodes MGRTNRLSAVAVVPQGLEAAGSEELTNLGAHSVKPGRRAISFEADMACLYRMHLQARLPFRLLRQVASFPCQGRDDLYDGIRLALDWERWLHPSMTFRVDVTGTAPGLNHSHFTALQVKNALVDAQRDLWGERSSIDLDDPDLSLHLHLGRGVAQLSLDGSGGSLHRRGYRAAMGAAPLKENLAAGLIRLTGWDGSSPLVDPCCGSGVLLIEAALAALQQAPGLERRFALEGWADFQPELWEKEVDRARQRRRRDLTVPLLLGIEADPAIADQARANVEAAGLSGIIRISTSPFEDETLPDGPGVLVCNPPYGQRIGDEQELDALYSALGQFVRREASGWQLWLLSGNPKLTGALRLKASRRIPVSNGGIDCRWLQYDIR; translated from the coding sequence TTGGGTCGAACAAACCGGCTATCTGCTGTTGCAGTTGTTCCCCAAGGCCTGGAGGCGGCCGGCAGCGAAGAACTGACCAACCTCGGGGCGCATTCCGTGAAGCCCGGCAGACGTGCCATCAGCTTCGAAGCAGACATGGCCTGTCTTTACAGGATGCACCTGCAGGCTCGGCTGCCCTTCCGCTTATTGCGTCAGGTGGCGAGCTTCCCTTGCCAAGGCCGGGACGACCTCTATGACGGCATCCGCCTGGCCCTCGACTGGGAACGCTGGCTGCATCCCTCCATGACCTTCCGGGTGGATGTAACCGGAACAGCACCTGGGCTGAACCACAGCCATTTCACGGCCTTGCAGGTCAAAAACGCCCTTGTGGATGCGCAACGGGATCTGTGGGGAGAACGCTCCTCCATTGATCTCGACGACCCCGACCTCTCCCTACATCTCCACCTTGGCCGCGGAGTGGCCCAGCTGAGCCTCGACGGCAGTGGCGGAAGCCTGCACCGCCGCGGCTACAGGGCAGCCATGGGGGCCGCACCCTTGAAAGAGAATCTGGCCGCCGGCCTGATTCGCCTGACGGGCTGGGACGGAAGCAGCCCCCTGGTGGATCCCTGCTGCGGATCGGGAGTGCTCTTGATCGAAGCGGCACTGGCAGCACTGCAGCAAGCGCCGGGATTGGAGCGTCGTTTTGCCCTTGAGGGCTGGGCCGATTTCCAGCCCGAACTCTGGGAGAAAGAAGTCGATCGCGCCAGGCAGCGCAGGCGGCGAGACCTCACAGTCCCCCTCCTGCTTGGAATCGAAGCGGATCCCGCCATCGCTGATCAGGCCCGCGCCAACGTGGAGGCTGCAGGCCTGAGCGGAATCATCCGCATCTCCACCAGCCCGTTTGAAGACGAAACACTGCCCGATGGTCCGGGAGTTCTGGTGTGCAATCCGCCCTATGGCCAACGCATCGGTGACGAACAGGAGCTCGATGCGCTCTACAGCGCTCTGGGGCAATTTGTACGCCGAGAAGCCTCCGGCTGGCAGCTTTGGCTGTTGAGTGGCAATCCGAAGCTCACGGGTGCACTACGGCTCAAAGCATCGCGACGGATTCCTGTGAGCAACGGCGGAATTGATTGCCGCTGGTTGCAATACGACATTCGCTGA
- a CDS encoding glycosyl transferase, whose product MARPRAAEPGPAVVLVSNGPGELTTWVRPLAERLHASLRLRPRSATAAASLHLVLVPCPNATGQEPMAAEPWGLFERIVPARRFWSLLLRPQRYGPWPQRGVVVFLGGDQFWTVLLSARLGYRHITYAEWVARWPGWNDRIAAMSEAVQRQLPVRYQSRCRVVGDLMADLSSFARREDPLPEGQWVALLPGSKPAKLCVGMPFLLDTADRLARLQPECRFLLPLAPTTSVAELLRFAGGSNPIAARYSASVASVDQEELVTELVTAAGTRIRLLQQHPAHGALSQCALALTTVGANTAELGALAVPMIVIVPTQHLEVMQAWDGGLGLLARLPGLRRLIGVLLTLWRLRNNGLMAWPNISAGRAVVPERVGAITPEQIALEACDWLNAPERLEGQRQDLQALRGDPGAVAALAAEVRALLPRELSSS is encoded by the coding sequence TTGGCCCGTCCCCGCGCAGCAGAACCTGGACCGGCCGTTGTTCTTGTTTCAAACGGTCCCGGTGAGCTGACCACATGGGTCCGCCCACTGGCGGAACGTCTGCATGCCAGCCTCCGCCTTCGTCCACGGTCCGCGACGGCCGCGGCGTCCTTGCATTTGGTCCTGGTTCCCTGTCCCAATGCCACCGGGCAGGAGCCCATGGCGGCAGAGCCCTGGGGCTTGTTTGAGCGCATCGTGCCGGCACGGCGTTTCTGGTCGCTGTTGTTGCGCCCGCAGCGGTACGGCCCCTGGCCCCAGCGGGGTGTGGTGGTGTTCCTGGGAGGGGATCAGTTCTGGACCGTTCTGCTCTCTGCCCGACTTGGTTATCGCCACATCACCTATGCCGAATGGGTGGCGCGCTGGCCGGGCTGGAACGACCGGATCGCGGCCATGTCGGAGGCGGTTCAGCGCCAGCTTCCGGTTCGGTATCAGTCCCGATGCCGTGTGGTTGGGGATCTGATGGCGGATTTGTCATCCTTCGCCCGTCGGGAGGATCCCCTGCCTGAAGGCCAGTGGGTGGCCCTGCTGCCGGGCTCCAAGCCGGCCAAGCTGTGCGTGGGCATGCCATTTCTGCTCGACACCGCTGACCGCCTGGCTCGATTGCAACCCGAATGCCGTTTCTTGCTCCCTTTGGCCCCCACCACAAGCGTGGCGGAGCTACTCCGTTTTGCCGGTGGATCCAATCCAATCGCTGCCCGTTACAGCGCTTCCGTCGCGTCGGTTGACCAAGAGGAGTTGGTCACCGAGTTGGTGACGGCGGCGGGGACGCGGATTCGCCTGTTGCAGCAGCATCCGGCCCACGGGGCCTTGAGCCAGTGCGCCCTGGCCCTGACCACCGTTGGTGCCAACACGGCCGAGCTTGGAGCACTGGCTGTGCCGATGATCGTGATTGTTCCCACCCAGCACCTTGAGGTGATGCAGGCCTGGGATGGTGGGCTGGGGCTGCTGGCGCGCTTGCCGGGCTTGCGGCGTCTGATTGGGGTCTTGCTGACTCTTTGGCGTCTGCGCAACAACGGTCTGATGGCCTGGCCCAACATCAGTGCTGGCCGCGCCGTGGTTCCGGAGAGGGTGGGGGCGATCACGCCGGAGCAGATCGCGCTGGAAGCATGCGACTGGCTGAATGCTCCCGAGCGGCTGGAGGGCCAGCGGCAGGATCTCCAGGCGTTGCGGGGGGATCCAGGGGCGGTGGCTGCCCTGGCTGCAGAGGTGAGGGCATTGCTCCCCCGCGAGCTCAGCTCTTCCTAG
- a CDS encoding DUF1214 domain-containing protein encodes MGSLGFFSTSCSGNNGDFSNSANKEAGVINASQEKEQASKSSPIVVTEENFPQAYTNLRFDAILQQAGGINKFKEMGKAPSDPSKQFVVRMNRDTHYSTGVFDMEGDVYLTIPETDKYISIQVVDENHETHPMIYGPGKHKLTAKTKYAFIAVRSLDDEARKNLEAETNSSDDFIVKEWDKESFDKVAASGNKIFTDGYDQSKAFSNKESGQTPYWNYVGAAGGWGGAMVVDNIYQTSKYMSSEGCYEMNFVDPQARDFWSATVYNGDGYMFNDVANISSEMNPEKNTDGTYTLRFGCDGEPNNIPIREGNETGKFNVLMRHYGPSDMVSNKEKGYNPVEGIGKVR; translated from the coding sequence GTGGGTTCGCTTGGTTTTTTCTCGACAAGTTGCAGTGGCAATAATGGCGATTTTTCAAATTCAGCAAACAAAGAAGCTGGCGTTATTAATGCCAGCCAGGAGAAAGAACAGGCTTCAAAATCATCTCCAATAGTTGTTACAGAAGAAAATTTCCCGCAGGCATACACGAACTTGCGATTTGACGCAATCTTACAGCAAGCCGGGGGTATTAATAAGTTTAAAGAAATGGGTAAAGCGCCCAGCGATCCTTCTAAGCAATTTGTTGTACGGATGAATCGAGACACTCATTACTCAACGGGTGTTTTTGACATGGAAGGAGATGTATACCTGACAATACCTGAAACAGACAAATATATTTCTATACAAGTCGTGGATGAGAATCATGAAACCCATCCAATGATATACGGGCCTGGCAAGCACAAGTTAACAGCTAAGACAAAATATGCATTTATTGCTGTAAGATCATTAGACGACGAGGCGCGCAAGAACCTGGAGGCCGAAACAAATAGTTCGGATGATTTTATTGTTAAAGAGTGGGACAAGGAATCCTTTGACAAGGTAGCTGCTTCTGGTAATAAAATTTTTACTGACGGATATGATCAATCGAAAGCGTTTAGCAATAAAGAAAGCGGGCAAACCCCCTACTGGAACTATGTTGGTGCAGCTGGGGGATGGGGAGGCGCAATGGTTGTAGATAATATTTATCAAACAAGTAAATACATGAGTTCTGAAGGGTGCTATGAGATGAATTTTGTAGACCCTCAGGCAAGAGATTTTTGGTCTGCCACTGTCTACAATGGTGACGGTTACATGTTTAATGACGTTGCCAATATATCGAGCGAAATGAATCCCGAAAAGAACACTGATGGAACCTATACTCTTAGGTTCGGTTGCGATGGCGAGCCCAATAATATTCCTATCCGCGAAGGAAATGAAACAGGTAAATTCAATGTGCTAATGAGGCATTATGGGCCTAGCGATATGGTAAGCAATAAGGAGAAAGGGTACAATCCAGTAGAGGGTATTGGGAAGGTTAGGTGA
- a CDS encoding phage holin family protein translates to MADQNSPRGFGAAARVTALAASVMDLHVRIALQEVDREKRRLISGGLFLAIGGTAMFLALLAGEASLLLWIQAEWGLDWMRALLTLSVANLVLAGISLRIGGQVLKGPFLPQTLEGLMKTVRAVLGRV, encoded by the coding sequence ATGGCCGATCAGAACTCTCCGCGTGGATTTGGAGCGGCCGCCCGGGTCACGGCGCTGGCGGCGTCAGTCATGGACCTGCATGTGCGTATTGCTCTGCAGGAGGTGGATCGTGAAAAACGCCGATTGATCAGCGGTGGTTTGTTCCTCGCCATCGGAGGTACCGCCATGTTCCTGGCGTTGTTGGCGGGAGAAGCGTCGTTGCTGCTTTGGATTCAGGCCGAGTGGGGGCTGGATTGGATGCGCGCGCTGCTGACCCTTTCCGTTGCCAATCTTGTGCTGGCTGGCATCAGTTTGCGCATCGGTGGGCAGGTTTTGAAGGGGCCTTTCTTGCCCCAGACGCTTGAGGGCCTGATGAAAACCGTTCGTGCGGTGCTGGGGCGGGTCTGA
- a CDS encoding DUF1651 domain-containing protein yields the protein MARNRGMPNKDRSFHEAPEKAGGEGWLYSEQQQKLCHFKPDMATVHAQWVAIRTYSYVPPRPPVPMTRRRLLRHNAIEARDKMLKTGWRRCSPPVR from the coding sequence GTGGCTAGAAACAGGGGCATGCCCAACAAAGACCGCAGCTTTCACGAAGCGCCAGAAAAGGCTGGTGGTGAGGGGTGGCTGTACTCCGAGCAGCAGCAGAAGCTCTGTCACTTCAAGCCCGACATGGCGACCGTGCATGCGCAGTGGGTAGCGATCAGGACCTACAGCTACGTTCCGCCGCGTCCGCCTGTGCCGATGACACGTCGGCGGTTGCTGCGGCACAACGCCATAGAGGCGCGGGACAAGATGCTGAAAACAGGCTGGCGACGATGTTCGCCGCCGGTGCGGTGA